One stretch of Nocardia mangyaensis DNA includes these proteins:
- a CDS encoding McrB family protein, whose translation MELSAAIADFDRSRVADRVANAEQQRKRVLAEFPLEAWPALEVERYALGCGPGTYCRLMEFDTVDLGGIGGGSAGKHIIFRRSSGEWKLAPQLGSDLEAGWTRLRAQFVAAFDAVRREAFDELDDLDALRSGQSLVTKSLATYFPQHFLPVFSGSHLRSFIERLGGTPERGATSWRANRQLLALVEQFPEFSEWEPHELMQFLYDYFDPRERSRPIWKIAPGEQAKYWKDCLEGNYICVGWDELGDLSQYTSDTDLKDAFTALWPTSAISSAKNLLAYRDLEPGDRIIANQGMSTVLAIGTVTGGYRFDDSRTDCKHVVPVAWDTSHARRLDTPQGWRRTIVKVKDSLFAELTKAQSAQNPRAADVEPELPESISAITAALHRKGQAILYGPPGTGKTRLALNVALATHGRTADIDGPNRNAAVTELLETGRVRLVTFHPSYGYEDFVEGFKPAHHPGTAGLHLELTDGLFHKLCAEAATADEGDKFLLIIDEINRGDLPRIFGELITVLESDKRGLGVDLPISQRVFAVPPNVQIIGTMNTADRSVGHLDAAIRRRFAFVHVGPDPEVVSGTIGPLELPELLSALNDRIAGHLDADHQIGHAYLLHNGLPISTEEELAAAYYHDIVPLLEDYCMGRAELLHRVLGSLVDPETSRPKIITATDLPTSLATEFTTSTSGLDE comes from the coding sequence ATGGAACTCTCAGCCGCGATCGCCGACTTCGACCGAAGCCGTGTCGCCGACCGCGTCGCCAATGCCGAGCAACAGCGGAAACGAGTTCTCGCCGAGTTCCCGCTGGAGGCGTGGCCGGCGCTCGAAGTCGAACGCTATGCGTTGGGCTGCGGACCGGGCACGTACTGCCGGCTGATGGAGTTCGATACGGTCGATCTCGGCGGCATCGGTGGTGGTAGCGCGGGGAAGCACATCATCTTCCGGCGCAGTTCCGGCGAGTGGAAGCTCGCTCCGCAACTCGGCTCAGACCTCGAGGCGGGTTGGACGCGATTGCGCGCTCAGTTCGTGGCCGCGTTCGATGCCGTCAGACGTGAGGCGTTCGACGAGCTCGACGACCTCGACGCGCTGCGGTCCGGTCAGTCGTTGGTGACGAAGTCACTGGCGACCTATTTCCCACAGCATTTTCTCCCGGTCTTCTCGGGCTCTCACCTGCGTAGCTTCATCGAGCGTCTCGGTGGCACCCCGGAGCGCGGAGCGACCTCCTGGCGCGCGAACCGTCAGCTGCTCGCCTTGGTCGAGCAGTTCCCGGAGTTCTCCGAGTGGGAACCCCACGAACTGATGCAGTTCCTGTACGACTACTTCGACCCGAGGGAACGCAGCCGCCCCATCTGGAAGATTGCCCCCGGCGAACAGGCGAAGTACTGGAAGGACTGTCTGGAGGGCAACTACATTTGTGTCGGCTGGGACGAACTCGGCGACCTCTCGCAGTACACCAGCGACACCGACCTCAAAGACGCTTTCACCGCGCTGTGGCCGACCTCCGCCATCAGTAGTGCGAAGAACCTGCTCGCCTACCGTGATCTGGAGCCTGGCGATCGGATCATCGCCAACCAGGGCATGTCCACCGTGCTCGCCATCGGCACCGTAACCGGCGGCTATCGGTTCGACGACTCACGGACGGACTGCAAACATGTGGTTCCGGTCGCGTGGGATACCAGCCATGCGCGGCGACTGGATACCCCGCAGGGCTGGCGGCGCACCATCGTCAAGGTCAAGGACAGCCTTTTCGCGGAGCTCACCAAAGCGCAGTCCGCGCAGAATCCGAGGGCCGCCGATGTCGAACCCGAACTACCGGAATCGATCTCCGCGATCACGGCCGCCCTGCATCGCAAAGGTCAGGCCATCTTGTACGGCCCGCCGGGCACCGGCAAAACCCGCCTCGCCCTCAATGTCGCACTCGCCACCCACGGCCGGACAGCCGACATCGATGGCCCGAATCGGAATGCTGCGGTTACCGAGCTCCTCGAGACCGGCCGCGTCCGCCTGGTTACCTTCCACCCGTCCTACGGTTACGAGGACTTCGTCGAGGGCTTCAAACCGGCACACCATCCCGGCACCGCGGGCCTGCACCTGGAACTCACCGACGGCCTGTTCCACAAGCTCTGCGCCGAGGCGGCAACCGCCGATGAGGGCGACAAATTCCTGCTGATCATCGACGAGATCAACCGCGGCGATCTGCCTCGCATCTTCGGCGAGCTGATCACCGTGCTGGAATCCGACAAGCGCGGCCTCGGTGTCGATCTGCCTATCAGTCAGCGCGTTTTCGCCGTGCCGCCCAACGTTCAGATCATCGGCACGATGAATACCGCCGACCGCAGTGTCGGTCACCTCGACGCGGCGATTCGCCGCCGCTTCGCATTTGTCCATGTCGGACCCGACCCGGAGGTCGTTTCCGGCACCATCGGTCCTCTCGAACTTCCCGAACTCTTGTCAGCGCTCAACGACCGTATCGCTGGTCACCTCGACGCCGACCACCAGATCGGGCACGCCTACCTCCTCCACAACGGGCTCCCGATCTCGACCGAAGAGGAACTCGCCGCCGCCTATTACCACGACATCGTGCCGTTGCTCGAGGACTACTGCATGGGTCGTGCCGAACTGCTCCACCGCGTGCTGGGTTCCCTGGTCGACCCCGAAACCAGCCGCCCGAAGATCATCACGGCCACCGATCTGCCGACCTCGCTTGCCACCGAATTCACCACGAGCACTTCAGGTCTCGATGAGTGA
- a CDS encoding GNAT family N-acetyltransferase, producing the protein MIPSEICWTTITDRREAIELQTFTCTTARLRSPAGRELPHPKPWERLAQSIIRRSPQCLKAGNLLIVGRCEASTEIVAVAHLTFDESTSTMFAAHVAAVGVSESMRGLGGKVADSVLARSCEVIVDRAQEFSAGPILVTANIHVENHPSQRLFERAEFEPISVPLGEYQQ; encoded by the coding sequence GTGATTCCATCGGAGATCTGCTGGACAACGATTACCGATCGCCGAGAGGCGATAGAACTTCAAACCTTCACCTGCACAACCGCACGCCTTCGCAGCCCCGCAGGGCGCGAGCTGCCGCATCCCAAACCCTGGGAACGTCTGGCTCAGAGCATCATTCGGCGCAGTCCGCAGTGTTTGAAGGCGGGCAATCTCCTGATCGTCGGGCGATGTGAGGCCAGCACGGAGATTGTTGCGGTAGCTCATCTGACGTTCGACGAATCCACGTCGACGATGTTCGCTGCCCACGTCGCGGCTGTCGGGGTGAGTGAGAGCATGCGGGGACTGGGCGGAAAGGTCGCCGACAGCGTCCTGGCCAGGTCCTGCGAGGTCATCGTCGATCGAGCACAGGAGTTCAGCGCTGGTCCGATACTGGTCACCGCGAATATTCATGTCGAGAACCACCCGAGTCAGCGTCTGTTCGAACGTGCTGAGTTCGAGCCGATCTCGGTGCCGCTCGGCGAGTATCAGCAGTGA
- a CDS encoding helix-turn-helix domain-containing protein — MDDDLMAVGERIRSRMPADLNQRSLAERAGMKPDALSRALNGQRGFSSRELARIADEIGADLYWLVTGERDPQRVRIAARHVWDGDRGVRTNPGRSHDEALLAQVVETYNAAFPQGPPPSERMPDSPEAMRGVLGENFARRFGDAVEKRLGVDVIRLPMLSTDYSLTIGSRAVVILATTPNWFRSNWSLSHELAHLALGHPSGDQHPGESDEAPADDFAARLLLPEALVTQQSWPVMSARSVARFLWETGVSTAALKNRLATLRIHPSVEVVAALKQATPVAVRAHTADEFEPFEVRRAVILRQQESSTRAVPSILLDALQQRVEDGAISPEHLAWALDVSVDEIDFPEPDDNRDLARAYEQGFDNRPSHAELADWLAARGRPAQ; from the coding sequence ATGGATGACGATCTGATGGCGGTAGGCGAGCGGATCCGGTCGCGGATGCCTGCGGATCTGAACCAGCGCAGCCTTGCTGAGCGGGCTGGAATGAAGCCTGACGCGTTGTCGCGGGCGCTGAACGGCCAGCGAGGGTTCTCCTCCCGGGAACTTGCCCGCATCGCCGACGAGATCGGCGCCGACCTCTACTGGCTGGTCACCGGCGAACGGGATCCGCAACGGGTCAGGATCGCTGCTCGCCATGTCTGGGATGGCGATCGCGGCGTGCGGACCAATCCGGGGCGGTCCCACGACGAGGCGCTCCTCGCGCAAGTGGTCGAGACCTACAACGCGGCGTTCCCACAGGGGCCACCGCCGAGTGAACGAATGCCCGACAGCCCCGAGGCGATGCGCGGCGTGCTCGGCGAGAACTTCGCACGGCGGTTCGGTGACGCTGTCGAGAAGCGGTTGGGGGTCGACGTCATTCGCCTGCCGATGTTGTCGACGGACTACTCGCTGACTATCGGCTCGCGGGCGGTCGTCATCCTCGCGACCACTCCCAATTGGTTTCGGAGCAACTGGTCACTGTCCCACGAGCTTGCTCATCTTGCACTCGGGCACCCCAGCGGGGACCAGCACCCCGGGGAGTCGGACGAGGCGCCGGCTGACGACTTCGCGGCTCGGTTGCTCCTCCCTGAAGCACTTGTCACTCAGCAGAGTTGGCCTGTGATGAGTGCTCGCAGCGTGGCGCGCTTCCTGTGGGAAACGGGTGTGTCCACGGCTGCCTTGAAGAATCGGCTGGCCACGCTGAGGATTCACCCTTCCGTCGAAGTCGTCGCGGCCCTGAAACAGGCAACACCGGTGGCAGTTCGCGCGCATACCGCTGACGAGTTCGAGCCGTTCGAAGTTCGGCGAGCGGTGATACTGAGACAGCAAGAGTCGTCCACACGCGCGGTTCCGTCGATTCTTCTCGACGCGCTCCAACAGCGGGTCGAGGATGGCGCCATCTCTCCCGAACACCTCGCGTGGGCGCTGGATGTGTCGGTCGATGAGATTGATTTCCCTGAACCGGATGACAACAGGGACCTCGCGCGAGCATACGAACAGGGCTTCGACAACCGGCCGAGTCATGCCGAGCTGGCGGACTGGCTCGCAGCGAGGGGCCGACCTGCCCAGTGA
- a CDS encoding McrC family protein: protein MSERSEVRLREYESAQIPADLLTPGDLVRLRAIQAQGRFTVEESRTGWRLEADATVGILNLDRIRLVIEPKLAFTGESLIRWLCYALAVPVPHDSTARDWSVSRTGFADIVAAALLRECQILLREGLRRDYVRNRQLGPVLRGRLDTVTQATRRYGMLDQLHLDTFDRSPSIWENEVCGHALRAAHAIVSDSTLVQQLSLIAAEFPAVGRVSGAVDALSRASYNRLNCRYRSAHVWAGLILRSGGVADLLTDTGTRTDSLLLHLPSVWEAAVARLIADSAPPGATIATAITATKITVSGDLSTRTFRPDVVVTVASPTTSQYFPIDAKYKRYENNSVSAADTHQLLTYITGYSPQDTPAAAIIHPCTHPHSSRTLHVRGNNRHLGTIHTIGIDVGQSPTETAAWLRTGLWSACGTGT, encoded by the coding sequence ATGAGTGAAAGATCCGAGGTCCGCCTTCGGGAATACGAATCCGCCCAGATCCCCGCAGATCTGCTCACCCCAGGCGACCTGGTCCGGCTCCGTGCGATCCAGGCCCAGGGCCGCTTCACCGTGGAAGAGTCCCGGACTGGCTGGCGCCTCGAGGCCGATGCGACGGTCGGCATCCTCAATCTGGACCGAATCCGTCTGGTAATCGAGCCGAAGCTCGCCTTCACCGGAGAGTCTCTCATCCGGTGGCTGTGCTATGCCCTAGCCGTGCCCGTCCCGCACGATTCGACCGCGCGAGACTGGTCCGTATCCCGGACCGGCTTCGCCGACATCGTCGCCGCCGCGCTTCTGCGCGAATGCCAGATCCTGCTCCGCGAGGGCCTGCGCCGCGACTATGTTCGCAACCGCCAGCTCGGCCCCGTGCTTCGTGGACGCCTCGACACCGTCACCCAGGCCACCCGCCGCTACGGCATGCTCGACCAGCTTCACCTCGACACCTTCGACCGCAGCCCGTCGATCTGGGAGAACGAAGTCTGCGGCCACGCCCTCAGAGCCGCTCACGCGATCGTCTCCGACTCAACTCTGGTGCAACAGCTTTCCCTGATCGCCGCCGAATTTCCCGCTGTAGGGCGAGTTTCCGGGGCCGTGGATGCTCTGTCCCGAGCCAGCTACAACCGCCTCAACTGCCGCTATCGCTCAGCACATGTGTGGGCGGGCCTGATCCTGCGATCCGGCGGGGTAGCCGACCTACTCACCGATACGGGCACCCGTACCGACAGCCTCCTTCTCCACCTCCCCAGCGTCTGGGAAGCTGCCGTCGCCCGCCTCATCGCCGACTCCGCCCCACCCGGCGCCACCATCGCAACAGCGATCACAGCTACCAAGATCACCGTTTCCGGCGACCTGTCGACCCGCACATTCCGCCCAGATGTCGTAGTCACCGTCGCTTCTCCCACTACGTCGCAATACTTTCCCATCGACGCGAAATACAAGCGCTACGAGAACAATTCCGTCTCAGCGGCCGATACCCACCAACTCCTCACCTATATCACCGGCTACTCCCCACAGGACACGCCCGCAGCCGCGATAATCCACCCGTGCACCCATCCGCACTCTTCCCGAACACTGCACGTCCGCGGAAACAATCGACACCTCGGCACAATCCACACCATCGGCATCGACGTCGGCCAATCCCCCACCGAAACCGCAGCCTGGCTCCGGACCGGACTGTGGAGTGCGTGTGGCACGGGCACGTGA
- a CDS encoding Crp/Fnr family transcriptional regulator, producing the protein MRRQWSAGAVLMHEGDRSEHVVVIEHGRVKVTSAAATGKQALLAIRGPGDLLGELSAIDGKERSATVTALSQVTATLVPGSAFRDLLIGDGQIAFALLRVVVDRLREADVQRLEFGAYNVTERIARLLVDYARRYGEQGDDGVIITLPLSQEELAHAAGASREAVSKALKRLRDLGVLRTGRRRIELLRPDLLADIVKGLPSVHLDADAPGHPR; encoded by the coding sequence ATACGGCGTCAATGGTCCGCCGGGGCCGTGCTGATGCACGAAGGTGATCGGTCCGAGCATGTCGTCGTGATCGAGCATGGGCGCGTCAAGGTGACGTCAGCGGCAGCTACCGGCAAGCAGGCCCTTCTGGCCATTCGGGGTCCCGGTGACCTGCTCGGGGAGTTGTCTGCGATCGACGGCAAGGAACGTTCGGCCACGGTGACGGCCTTGTCGCAGGTGACCGCGACGTTGGTTCCAGGCTCGGCGTTTCGTGACCTGCTCATCGGTGATGGCCAGATCGCGTTCGCCCTGCTGCGGGTGGTGGTCGACCGCCTGCGGGAGGCCGACGTACAGCGTCTCGAATTCGGTGCGTACAACGTCACCGAGCGTATCGCGAGGCTCCTGGTCGACTACGCCAGACGCTACGGCGAGCAGGGAGATGACGGAGTGATCATCACCTTGCCGTTGTCGCAGGAAGAATTGGCACATGCCGCCGGCGCATCCCGCGAAGCGGTGTCCAAAGCACTGAAGCGGTTGCGCGATCTCGGCGTACTCCGCACCGGGCGGCGACGAATCGAGCTGCTGCGGCCGGATCTACTGGCCGACATCGTAAAAGGACTGCCGAGTGTGCATTTGGACGCAGACGCGCCTGGCCACCCCCGATAG
- a CDS encoding helix-turn-helix domain-containing protein, whose product MTTWFRRTPEAEALFAEERLLLSATEMVHGALNAKGVSKKQLAELLEVAPTEVSQRLSGRRNLTLRSLARMMYVLGYRVRLASDALGGAAGHDAVGARIRRHLVDRDDSAGKAWSVCFRASISADGVRDKADFATHIEELWSNLQTLDHISSARLDHREDEILVELQVHADDLLQACTRGTAAVRTAIHTAGGETPGWEKEMERLVRQLRLDVSSDSECLDETTDQA is encoded by the coding sequence ATGACGACATGGTTTCGGCGGACGCCGGAGGCAGAGGCGCTGTTCGCGGAGGAGCGTCTGCTGTTGTCGGCTACCGAGATGGTGCACGGCGCATTGAACGCGAAGGGCGTGAGCAAGAAACAGCTGGCAGAATTGCTGGAAGTGGCGCCCACCGAAGTGAGCCAGCGATTGAGCGGCAGACGCAACCTCACTTTGCGAAGCTTGGCACGCATGATGTACGTCCTCGGATACCGCGTGCGCCTTGCTTCTGACGCACTCGGCGGAGCTGCGGGCCACGACGCTGTGGGCGCCCGAATCAGGCGGCACCTCGTGGATCGAGACGACTCCGCGGGGAAGGCATGGTCGGTCTGCTTCCGTGCATCGATCAGTGCCGACGGCGTCAGGGACAAAGCCGATTTCGCCACCCACATCGAAGAACTCTGGTCGAACCTGCAAACGCTCGATCACATCTCCTCCGCCCGTCTCGACCACCGTGAAGACGAGATCTTGGTCGAACTCCAGGTCCACGCAGACGACCTGCTCCAGGCCTGCACCCGCGGCACAGCCGCAGTGCGAACCGCCATCCACACTGCCGGTGGCGAGACCCCCGGATGGGAGAAGGAAATGGAGCGGTTGGTTCGGCAGCTCCGATTGGATGTCTCGTCGGATTCCGAGTGCCTCGACGAGACAACTGATCAGGCTTAG
- a CDS encoding ATP-dependent nuclease, producing the protein MTLIALSCSTVGARSVQVTSWGWFVVVYAGNGFRSEIRDGIIQELAGKVAKENYGQYLRKLTLTKVRGFTEIEVSFDFPVTAVAGPNGGGKSTILGAAGLPYSSVPPSRFFAKSGKYDDSMQNWSIEYQLIDKGLNRKVPVLRTASFKRLKWNRTAVDRRVLIFGVERTVPASERQNLRRAVGGAFEAVRETHLPDQVIDQAEKVLGKPLAGFRQLFLDATDRLSIFSGVTAHGDGYSEFHFGAGEASVIRIIAEVEAAEDNSLILIEEIENGLHPVATQRMVEYLIDVAHRRKCQVVFTTHSNDALAPLPAEAIWAALGDRVIQGKLDVRSLRAITGQVEADVVVFVEDQFARDLVATALRGDGEIEMDMIEIHPMSGAAVAKNATLHHNSIPTTRQPALCFLDGDQASQADSDKHIHLLPGDFDPERTVLDDVFSRLDELGARLTMSLRLPLDRQRRVVSVVRSRKTTNRDVHVIFQQIGEDLGFLSAHDVAHAFLALWANEFPERTATIVDLIRQAQQRERPMRAPA; encoded by the coding sequence GTGACGCTGATCGCGCTATCATGCTCAACGGTCGGGGCGCGGAGCGTCCAGGTGACGAGCTGGGGGTGGTTCGTGGTTGTGTACGCAGGCAACGGGTTTCGTAGTGAGATCCGGGATGGGATCATCCAGGAGCTCGCGGGCAAGGTCGCCAAGGAGAACTACGGCCAGTACCTCCGCAAACTCACGCTCACCAAGGTTCGTGGCTTCACCGAAATCGAGGTGAGCTTCGACTTTCCGGTCACCGCGGTGGCCGGGCCGAACGGCGGCGGGAAGTCGACGATCCTCGGAGCTGCGGGTCTGCCCTACAGCTCGGTGCCGCCGAGCCGGTTCTTCGCCAAGAGCGGCAAGTACGACGACAGCATGCAGAACTGGTCGATCGAGTATCAGCTCATCGACAAGGGGCTGAACCGAAAGGTGCCGGTGCTGCGGACCGCCAGTTTCAAACGGCTGAAGTGGAATCGGACGGCGGTCGACCGGCGGGTGCTGATCTTCGGGGTCGAACGTACGGTCCCGGCCAGTGAGCGCCAGAATCTCCGCCGGGCGGTCGGCGGCGCCTTCGAGGCGGTTCGCGAGACCCACCTCCCTGATCAGGTCATCGACCAAGCCGAGAAGGTGCTCGGCAAGCCGTTGGCCGGGTTCCGTCAGTTGTTCCTCGATGCCACCGATCGGTTGAGCATCTTTTCGGGGGTCACCGCACACGGTGACGGGTACTCGGAGTTTCATTTCGGTGCCGGTGAGGCGAGCGTCATCAGGATCATCGCCGAGGTAGAGGCGGCCGAGGACAACAGCCTGATCCTGATCGAGGAGATCGAGAACGGTCTTCACCCGGTGGCAACCCAGCGGATGGTGGAGTATCTGATCGACGTGGCGCACCGCCGGAAGTGCCAGGTCGTGTTCACCACCCATTCGAACGACGCCTTGGCTCCTCTGCCCGCAGAAGCGATTTGGGCTGCGCTGGGCGACAGGGTGATCCAAGGAAAGCTCGACGTACGGTCACTGCGCGCGATCACCGGGCAGGTAGAGGCCGATGTGGTGGTTTTCGTCGAGGATCAGTTCGCCCGAGATCTGGTGGCCACCGCGTTGCGCGGGGACGGCGAGATCGAGATGGACATGATCGAGATCCATCCGATGAGCGGCGCTGCGGTCGCGAAGAACGCCACCCTGCACCATAATTCGATCCCCACCACCCGGCAACCTGCGCTCTGTTTCCTGGACGGCGATCAAGCGTCTCAGGCCGACAGTGACAAACACATCCATCTGCTGCCTGGAGATTTCGATCCGGAACGCACTGTGCTCGACGATGTCTTTTCCCGACTCGATGAACTCGGAGCGAGACTGACGATGTCGCTGCGACTGCCGCTGGATCGGCAGCGGCGTGTCGTTTCGGTGGTCCGCTCACGCAAGACGACGAACCGCGACGTCCACGTGATCTTTCAGCAGATCGGTGAAGACCTCGGATTTCTGTCGGCGCACGATGTGGCCCACGCATTCCTCGCATTGTGGGCGAACGAGTTTCCCGAACGGACCGCGACGATCGTCGATCTGATCCGGCAAGCGCAGCAACGGGAACGACCGATGCGGGCACCCGCATGA
- a CDS encoding UvrD-helicase domain-containing protein, translated as MGTWPTAEAVRRAARAMLRVNPVSGVLEGTVGQLPLVTSGPRTADPARHPVLERSGRTAAELAAELGLDRTVTERACRITDRSEFVRFAGEVSATLGWQGQALLQLLDGATPAQIREQLDLIVPSDTTTAEDDRIIAALARPASRLRFSYAEDSTELRRVIDSGDADAWRTFLHPEQRRYAEQSYQGSFRVSGGSGTGKSVILVHRARNLVRRDPAARVVLTTFTKELATILQTNLRTLDPDIAIVTKLGQPGIYVGGIDSLAIQVLRQSSEVEPASQDVFGHRKFHWRGKRPDRYVWPRIAGQVDHGLPPQLTTPWFLENEYVSVVLARRIRTFREYATVDRRGRRIRLDRATKHSLWKIFDAYRELCARFNWYSYQEVAAVAARRLVHDASAGGVALADHVLVDEGQDLHAVHWRFVRALVDEGADDVFIADDPHQRIFSERITLSDHNIALSGRSRRLTLNYRTTAQNLDFALSFLSDTEFWDLEDRVEPGSGYRSARLGPEPSLLRCPGEEAMLKRIVATVRGWQESGTSATTIAVLAFDNTTADRIRTRLRSASFGVDDDFRDDAPPPVAVRTMSGAKGLEYTHVIVAGVDPGRPPTAVVDMQGSPHETADAAQRAKALAYVAATRARDHLTFIWH; from the coding sequence ATGGGCACGTGGCCGACCGCCGAAGCAGTCCGCCGAGCTGCCAGGGCGATGCTGCGCGTCAATCCGGTCTCCGGTGTGCTCGAAGGTACCGTGGGCCAGCTGCCGCTCGTCACCTCCGGACCACGGACTGCTGACCCGGCCCGTCATCCCGTACTGGAGCGGAGCGGGCGCACTGCGGCAGAGCTCGCTGCGGAACTGGGGCTCGACCGCACCGTCACCGAACGCGCGTGCCGCATCACCGATCGGTCGGAATTCGTGCGGTTCGCCGGAGAAGTCTCGGCAACGCTCGGGTGGCAGGGCCAGGCATTGCTCCAACTCCTCGATGGAGCTACACCCGCGCAGATTCGCGAACAACTCGACCTGATCGTCCCGAGCGACACAACAACGGCCGAAGACGACAGGATCATCGCCGCCCTGGCGCGCCCGGCATCACGGCTGCGCTTCAGCTATGCCGAGGATTCGACCGAGCTACGACGTGTCATCGACAGTGGCGACGCTGATGCCTGGCGAACATTCCTGCATCCGGAACAGCGGCGATACGCGGAGCAGAGCTATCAGGGCTCGTTCCGGGTCTCGGGCGGCTCGGGCACCGGCAAGTCGGTCATTCTCGTTCACCGCGCGCGTAACCTCGTTCGCCGCGACCCGGCTGCCCGCGTGGTACTCACCACGTTCACCAAAGAGCTGGCAACGATTCTCCAAACGAATCTCCGAACCCTCGATCCCGACATAGCGATTGTGACGAAACTGGGACAGCCCGGTATCTACGTCGGCGGCATCGACAGTCTGGCCATCCAGGTCCTGCGGCAGAGCTCAGAAGTAGAACCTGCATCACAGGATGTCTTCGGGCACCGCAAGTTCCATTGGCGGGGAAAGCGACCCGATCGCTACGTGTGGCCGCGGATCGCCGGGCAGGTGGACCATGGTTTGCCGCCCCAACTGACCACGCCGTGGTTCCTGGAGAACGAGTATGTTTCGGTGGTGCTGGCGCGACGAATCCGGACGTTCCGCGAATACGCAACGGTGGACCGGCGTGGGCGCCGAATCCGATTGGACAGGGCAACCAAGCACTCCCTGTGGAAGATCTTCGACGCGTACCGGGAGCTGTGCGCGCGGTTCAACTGGTACAGCTATCAGGAAGTCGCCGCCGTGGCAGCGCGGCGCCTCGTGCACGATGCGTCTGCAGGTGGCGTGGCACTCGCGGACCACGTTCTGGTGGACGAGGGGCAAGATCTGCATGCGGTGCATTGGCGATTCGTGCGAGCGCTTGTCGACGAAGGAGCTGACGACGTGTTCATCGCCGACGACCCACACCAACGCATCTTCAGCGAGCGAATCACTTTGTCGGACCACAATATTGCGTTGAGCGGTCGGTCACGTCGGCTCACTCTGAACTATCGGACCACGGCCCAGAACCTTGACTTCGCCCTGAGCTTCCTGTCGGACACCGAGTTCTGGGATCTCGAAGATCGGGTCGAACCGGGGTCTGGCTACCGCTCTGCCCGGCTCGGTCCCGAACCTAGTCTGCTGCGATGCCCTGGCGAGGAAGCGATGCTGAAACGGATCGTCGCGACGGTCCGTGGATGGCAGGAGTCCGGCACTTCGGCGACAACCATCGCGGTGCTGGCCTTCGACAACACCACAGCTGACAGAATTCGAACACGGTTGAGGTCAGCGAGTTTCGGGGTCGACGACGACTTCCGCGACGATGCTCCACCACCTGTCGCGGTCCGCACGATGTCCGGCGCGAAGGGGCTCGAGTACACCCACGTGATCGTTGCCGGCGTCGACCCCGGCAGACCGCCCACAGCAGTCGTCGACATGCAAGGGTCCCCGCACGAGACTGCCGATGCCGCGCAGCGTGCCAAGGCGCTTGCCTACGTCGCAGCAACCCGTGCCCGGGACCACCTCACGTTCATCTGGCACTGA